Proteins found in one Mucilaginibacter gracilis genomic segment:
- a CDS encoding toxic anion resistance protein → METIPNGDELNITPVNLAATPVKLDKEGNVDLTNIKPEEVQKYAELSKDLNPKDVNSILNYGTEVQNSMERYSNTFLTSVRTYNSGEVGVLITDLLTELNYIDVDELNQGAFSSFISHIPFVKKLVFDAKKLFQKYDTVVNNIDKITNKIKAGRVNSIKDNSSLQTMFDSNVGYIHQMEELIISGQLKFNELSEQLAQMDANPSAYNDYEIADMRDFVNRLDKRLADLKVVRFIMMQSLAQIRVVQNNNTSIAEKAQSIVSTTIPVWKNQLTIAVALHRQKENVEMQKKISDTTNTILQKNAELLKQNSIDVARENEKTVVSLETLKKTTASLIETLTEVKRIHDEGTQNRKVLNTELQNLEVELKKNVTSLT, encoded by the coding sequence ATGGAAACCATACCAAACGGCGATGAGCTGAATATAACACCGGTAAACTTAGCGGCCACGCCGGTAAAGCTGGATAAAGAGGGAAATGTGGATTTAACCAACATTAAACCCGAAGAGGTACAAAAATATGCCGAGCTAAGTAAAGACCTTAACCCTAAGGATGTTAACTCGATACTTAATTATGGTACCGAGGTGCAAAACTCGATGGAAAGGTACAGTAATACCTTTTTAACATCGGTACGTACCTATAACTCGGGCGAAGTTGGCGTATTGATTACCGACCTGCTTACCGAACTGAACTATATTGACGTTGACGAGTTAAACCAGGGTGCTTTTTCGTCGTTTATATCGCACATACCGTTTGTTAAAAAACTGGTTTTTGATGCTAAAAAGCTATTTCAAAAGTACGATACGGTTGTTAACAACATTGATAAAATAACCAATAAAATTAAGGCGGGCCGGGTAAATTCTATCAAGGATAACAGCTCGCTGCAAACCATGTTTGATAGCAATGTGGGCTACATCCATCAAATGGAAGAGCTTATTATCTCGGGCCAGCTCAAGTTTAATGAACTGAGCGAGCAACTGGCGCAAATGGATGCCAACCCATCGGCTTATAACGATTACGAGATTGCCGACATGCGCGATTTTGTAAACCGCCTTGATAAGCGCCTTGCCGATTTAAAGGTGGTGCGTTTTATTATGATGCAGTCGCTGGCGCAAATACGGGTGGTGCAAAACAACAATACGTCTATCGCCGAAAAGGCCCAGTCTATTGTTTCGACCACCATACCGGTTTGGAAAAACCAACTCACCATTGCAGTTGCACTCCACAGGCAAAAAGAGAATGTGGAAATGCAAAAGAAAATATCCGACACCACAAACACTATTCTGCAAAAAAATGCCGAGCTGCTTAAACAAAACAGCATTGATGTTGCCCGCGAGAATGAAAAAACGGTGGTATCGTTAGAAACTTTGAAGAAAACAACCGCATCGCTGATAGAAACCTTAACAGAAGTAAAAAGGATACACGACGAGGGTACGCAAAACCGCAAGGTGCTGAATACCGAACTGCAAAACCTTGAAGTAGAACTGAAGAAAAACGTTACGAGCCTTACATAG
- a CDS encoding TerD family protein, translating into MAINLQKGQRINLQKDNGNKLQSVCVGINWGAIVKKGFFGTTKEAVDLDASCALFAEDKQLLDVIYFGNLTSKDGSVRHSGDDLTGDVDGDDGLDNEIITLNFTTLHPAVTYVAFMLNSFRGHDFGHIPFASIRIYEGTPTRVNEVFATYDIAHSPDFAGYVSMVMGVFYKRNDEWKFNAIGEPTKDKKLQETVNTVGQNYL; encoded by the coding sequence ATGGCAATTAATCTTCAAAAAGGGCAGCGCATTAATCTGCAAAAAGATAATGGCAACAAGCTGCAATCGGTTTGTGTGGGTATTAACTGGGGTGCTATTGTAAAAAAAGGTTTTTTTGGTACTACTAAAGAAGCGGTTGACCTGGATGCCAGTTGCGCTTTGTTTGCCGAAGACAAGCAGCTTTTGGATGTAATATACTTTGGCAATCTGACCTCGAAGGATGGATCGGTAAGGCACAGCGGCGACGACTTAACCGGCGACGTAGATGGCGACGACGGCCTTGATAACGAAATAATTACCCTTAACTTTACCACCCTGCACCCGGCCGTAACCTATGTTGCGTTTATGCTTAACAGCTTTCGCGGACATGATTTTGGGCACATTCCTTTTGCCTCCATCCGCATTTACGAGGGTACGCCTACGCGGGTTAATGAGGTTTTTGCCACTTACGATATTGCCCACAGCCCCGATTTTGCAGGCTATGTATCAATGGTAATGGGTGTGTTTTATAAACGGAACGACGAATGGAAATTTAATGCCATTGGCGAGCCCACAAAAGATAAAAAACTACAGGAAACTGTTAACACCGTTGGCCAAAATTATTTATAA